The following coding sequences lie in one Streptomyces venezuelae genomic window:
- a CDS encoding ferredoxin family protein, protein MPVVPQRADVPVTIDESRCIDGCTLCVDMCPLDSLAIREDNGKAYMHVDECWYCGPCAARCPTGAVTVNMPYLLR, encoded by the coding sequence ATGCCTGTTGTCCCGCAGCGCGCCGACGTGCCCGTGACCATCGACGAGTCCCGCTGTATCGACGGCTGCACCCTCTGCGTCGACATGTGCCCGCTCGACTCGCTCGCGATCCGCGAGGACAACGGCAAGGCGTACATGCACGTCGACGAGTGCTGGTACTGCGGCCCGTGCGCGGCCCGGTGCCCCACCGGCGCGGTCACCGTCAACATGCCCTACCTGCTCAGGTGA
- a CDS encoding MFS transporter: protein MRTWGPLAAVSLGTFMLLLDVTIVIVALPDMAAALHASLSDLQWVIDGYALALAALLLGVGAAADVFGRRRLNVIGTALFAVASLGCGLASDADVLVAARAVQGLGAAAMLATTLPLLGAAYQGRDRSAALGVWGAVSGASAALGPIVGGLLTEGPGWRWIFFVNLPVSVASIWLTLRLVPESRGPAGRRVDWAGTAAFACFAGAGTYGVLRGGADGWASAAAGTSFAVSALALLCFVLVERRVAQPLLDLRLLRKPAFTGVLIGAVGYNGAAFGVVPYLSIWLQTVLGMSPVRGSLVLLPLAATSFVVALLAGRLLHGVAPRLVIGGGLLLIGAGGLCMAVLDAGSSWGTLAPGLTLTGVGAGLVAPGLAGAALASVPSANAGMAGGAVNTFRQLGYAIGVALFGTVLTARMQDSLGHDAAHTAAGGGAAALHGTVPEHAVRAAFASGLNGASLAAGVAGLVAGALVLVMVRPTSRELGADSRTLRKRDGEGAVLTVRGR from the coding sequence ATGCGTACATGGGGGCCGCTCGCGGCGGTGTCTCTGGGGACGTTCATGCTGCTGCTGGACGTGACGATCGTGATCGTGGCGCTGCCCGACATGGCCGCGGCGCTGCACGCCTCGCTGAGCGACCTGCAGTGGGTCATCGACGGCTACGCGCTCGCGCTCGCCGCGCTGCTGCTCGGCGTCGGCGCCGCGGCCGATGTGTTCGGCAGGCGGCGGCTCAACGTCATCGGCACCGCGCTGTTCGCGGTCGCCTCGCTGGGCTGCGGACTGGCGTCGGACGCGGACGTGCTGGTGGCGGCGCGCGCCGTGCAGGGGCTCGGCGCGGCGGCGATGCTCGCCACGACGCTGCCGCTGCTCGGCGCCGCCTACCAGGGCCGCGACCGGTCGGCGGCGCTCGGCGTGTGGGGTGCGGTGAGCGGGGCTTCGGCGGCGCTCGGGCCCATCGTGGGCGGCCTGCTCACCGAAGGTCCCGGCTGGCGCTGGATCTTCTTCGTGAACCTGCCGGTGAGCGTCGCGTCGATCTGGCTGACGCTGCGCCTGGTGCCGGAGTCGCGCGGGCCCGCCGGGCGCCGGGTCGACTGGGCGGGCACGGCGGCGTTCGCGTGCTTCGCGGGGGCGGGGACGTACGGGGTGCTGCGGGGCGGTGCGGACGGCTGGGCGTCGGCGGCGGCCGGCACGTCGTTCGCGGTGTCGGCGCTCGCGCTGCTCTGCTTCGTCCTGGTCGAGCGGCGCGTGGCGCAGCCGCTCCTCGATCTGCGGCTGCTGCGCAAGCCCGCGTTCACCGGCGTGCTGATCGGCGCGGTCGGCTACAACGGGGCCGCGTTCGGCGTCGTCCCGTACCTGTCCATCTGGCTGCAGACCGTGCTGGGGATGAGCCCGGTGCGCGGCAGTCTGGTGCTGCTGCCGCTCGCCGCGACGTCGTTCGTGGTGGCGCTGCTCGCGGGGCGGCTGCTGCACGGGGTGGCGCCGCGGCTGGTCATCGGTGGCGGGCTGCTCCTGATCGGTGCGGGCGGGCTGTGCATGGCGGTGCTGGACGCCGGGTCGTCCTGGGGGACGCTCGCGCCGGGGCTCACGCTCACGGGTGTCGGCGCCGGGCTGGTCGCACCGGGGCTCGCGGGGGCCGCGCTCGCCTCGGTGCCGTCCGCGAACGCCGGGATGGCGGGCGGCGCGGTCAACACCTTCCGCCAGCTCGGATACGCGATCGGGGTCGCCCTGTTCGGAACGGTGCTGACCGCGCGTATGCAGGACTCGCTCGGCCACGACGCGGCGCACACGGCCGCGGGCGGCGGGGCCGCGGCCCTGCACGGGACGGTGCCGGAGCACGCGGTCCGCGCCGCCTTCGCGTCGGGGCTCAACGGGGCGTCGCTGGCGGCGGGCGTGGCGGGTCTGGTGGCGGGCGCCTTGGTGCTGGTGATGGTGCGGCCGACCTCGCGGGAACTCGGCGCCGACAGCCGCACGTTGCGGAAGCGCGACGGTGAGGGCGCCGTGCTGACGGTGCGCGGCCGCTAG
- a CDS encoding transglutaminase-like domain-containing protein, producing MRITTYRVPSGPAGTARTVGHIRSLILRGAKDMTVRRQAVRLLKARGVRPKDYLGEIAALFTWVRRTVRYTRDPYRVELLHSARRMLQLRAGDCDDMTILLGALLQSVGHQVRIVLVGPDPARPGLFTHVYPEAEYRGRWIALDATMPHPMGWAPDSPVKKVVPLRTRKGCAMDDATEAEGTIGWLPPGPAAELVAAVRRDGLPARDPRVRAVWSGLRSQGLLDRDPWVRQVLRRIWGTGLPQGHRPRTAARLAAALRYEETPAAVSPGYSTVWGPAVVGPRYYYGYRPRPYRPPYRPPYGYPRAPHPLRYR from the coding sequence ATGCGGATCACCACGTACCGCGTCCCGTCCGGGCCCGCGGGCACCGCGCGGACGGTGGGGCACATCCGGTCGCTGATCCTCCGCGGCGCCAAGGACATGACCGTACGCCGCCAAGCGGTGCGGCTCCTCAAGGCGCGGGGCGTGCGGCCCAAGGACTACCTCGGCGAGATCGCGGCGCTGTTCACGTGGGTACGGCGGACCGTCCGCTACACCCGCGACCCGTACCGCGTGGAACTGCTGCACTCCGCACGCCGGATGCTCCAGCTGCGCGCGGGCGACTGCGACGACATGACCATCCTGCTCGGCGCGCTGCTGCAGTCCGTCGGGCATCAGGTCCGCATCGTCCTCGTCGGCCCGGACCCGGCGCGCCCCGGCCTGTTCACGCACGTGTATCCCGAGGCCGAGTACCGGGGCCGCTGGATCGCGCTGGACGCCACGATGCCGCACCCCATGGGCTGGGCGCCCGACAGCCCGGTGAAGAAGGTCGTACCGCTCCGCACGAGAAAGGGATGTGCCATGGACGACGCGACGGAAGCGGAAGGCACCATCGGATGGCTGCCGCCGGGTCCGGCGGCGGAACTGGTCGCGGCCGTACGCCGCGACGGGCTTCCCGCCCGCGATCCGCGCGTACGGGCCGTCTGGTCCGGGCTGCGGTCCCAGGGTCTGCTCGACAGGGACCCGTGGGTGCGGCAGGTGCTCCGCAGGATCTGGGGGACGGGGCTCCCGCAGGGCCACCGCCCGCGCACGGCGGCGCGGCTCGCGGCCGCGCTGCGGTACGAGGAGACGCCGGCCGCGGTGTCGCCGGGATACTCCACGGTCTGGGGCCCCGCGGTCGTCGGCCCGCGCTACTACTACGGCTACCGGCCCCGGCCGTACCGGCCTCCGTACCGACCCCCGTACGGATACCCGCGCGCTCCGCACCCCCTCCGCTACCGCTGA
- a CDS encoding Lrp/AsnC family transcriptional regulator, translating into MAVETDTFDELDLKLLHALEIDGRASFSRIAGVLGVSDQTVARRFRRLRAEAGLRVVGVRDTRRLGQDEWMLRLRCAPDGAEAIATALARRPDTAWVHLTSAGTEVVCMTVPRTQDDYDDLLFGKLLRTRKLVDITAHQLMHRFYGGRTGWIGKHRPLSDAQAAALAPARTPAGAPAPALIAPDDEPLVAALKADGRVTYPELQRLTGRSESSVKRRVAALLGSGALYTDTEYDTARFGFTTAAMLWVTVAPGALDAVGRAMAGHPEVAHVSAITGSANLMASVLTRDTAELYAYLSGGLGALDGVRHVESAPYVRRFKELIYPRPLR; encoded by the coding sequence ATGGCGGTGGAAACCGACACCTTCGACGAGCTGGACCTCAAGCTGCTGCACGCCCTGGAGATCGACGGCAGGGCGTCCTTCAGTCGCATCGCGGGCGTCCTCGGCGTCTCCGACCAGACCGTCGCCCGCCGCTTCCGCAGGCTGCGGGCCGAGGCGGGGCTGCGCGTCGTCGGGGTGCGCGACACCCGCAGGCTCGGGCAGGACGAGTGGATGCTGCGGCTGCGCTGCGCGCCCGACGGCGCCGAGGCCATCGCGACCGCCCTGGCCCGCCGCCCCGACACCGCGTGGGTCCACCTCACCTCGGCGGGCACGGAAGTCGTCTGCATGACGGTGCCCCGTACACAGGACGACTACGACGACCTGCTCTTCGGCAAGCTCCTGCGCACCCGCAAGCTCGTCGACATCACCGCCCACCAGCTGATGCACCGCTTCTACGGCGGCCGCACGGGCTGGATCGGCAAACACCGCCCGCTCTCCGACGCGCAGGCGGCCGCGCTCGCGCCCGCCCGGACGCCGGCCGGCGCCCCCGCCCCCGCCCTCATCGCCCCCGACGACGAACCCCTGGTCGCCGCCCTCAAGGCCGACGGCCGCGTCACCTACCCGGAGTTGCAGCGGCTGACCGGTCGCTCCGAGTCCTCGGTCAAGCGGCGCGTCGCCGCACTGCTCGGCTCCGGCGCGCTCTACACCGACACCGAGTACGACACCGCGCGCTTCGGCTTCACCACCGCCGCGATGCTCTGGGTCACCGTCGCGCCCGGCGCACTGGACGCGGTGGGCCGGGCGATGGCCGGGCATCCGGAGGTCGCGCACGTCTCCGCGATCACCGGCTCCGCCAATCTGATGGCGAGCGTCCTGACCCGCGACACCGCGGAGCTCTACGCCTACCTGAGCGGCGGGCTCGGCGCCCTGGACGGCGTGCGGCACGTCGAATCGGCGCCCTATGTACGCCGGTTCAAGGAGCTGATCTACCCGCGGCCGCTGCGATAG
- a CDS encoding response regulator transcription factor — protein sequence MKRADVPLWLDESNVIFRRGMADCLAGAGFTVVGESAWLRPEPELGACAVLLTEVGGDAAEAGARLDAVARLVASESATAPPALLGVLEEARPELVRPALEHGFTGLLVRAEMTPDSLVAAVDAVASGAGSLPPAVLTGLLARTEGEHTGLRAAAAKLLARRELDVLRLLAEGSSTREIAGALSYSERTVKNIVHDTLAKLNCRTRAHAVAIVVRQGAL from the coding sequence ATGAAGCGCGCAGACGTCCCGCTGTGGCTGGACGAGTCCAACGTCATCTTCCGGCGGGGCATGGCCGATTGCCTCGCCGGAGCAGGCTTCACGGTGGTCGGGGAGAGCGCGTGGCTGCGCCCGGAGCCCGAACTCGGGGCGTGTGCCGTCCTGTTGACCGAGGTTGGCGGGGACGCGGCAGAGGCGGGAGCGCGGCTGGATGCCGTGGCCCGACTCGTCGCGTCGGAGTCGGCGACCGCGCCGCCCGCGCTGCTCGGCGTACTCGAAGAGGCTCGGCCCGAACTCGTGCGCCCCGCCCTGGAACACGGCTTCACGGGACTGCTCGTCCGCGCCGAGATGACCCCCGACTCCCTGGTCGCCGCGGTCGACGCCGTGGCCTCGGGCGCCGGTTCGCTGCCGCCCGCCGTCCTCACAGGGCTCCTCGCCCGTACCGAAGGCGAACACACGGGTCTGCGCGCGGCGGCCGCCAAGCTGCTCGCCCGACGCGAACTCGACGTCCTCAGACTGCTCGCGGAGGGCAGCAGCACCCGGGAGATCGCCGGAGCGCTCAGCTACTCGGAGCGCACCGTGAAGAACATCGTGCACGACACCCTGGCCAAGCTGAACTGCCGCACGCGCGCCCACGCGGTGGCGATCGTGGTGCGCCAGGGCGCGCTCTGA
- a CDS encoding LysR family transcriptional regulator has protein sequence MYDPSQLRTFLAVAQTLSFTRAARRLGLRQSTVSQHVRRLEDATGRQLFTRDTHSVELTEDGEAMLGFARRILAAHEQAAAFFAGKRLGGRLRFGASEDFVLTRLTDILESFRHDHPDVDLELTVELSGTLHQQLDAGRLDLVLAKRRPEDPRGELVWQDDLVWIGAERLRLDPERPVPLIVYPPPGITRALAFEALERRGRAWRVACTSGSLNGLVAAARAGLGVMAHSRGLIPPGLVRVPDRAGLPELGPVDFVLLHGERRASAQDAADALAAAILAGGDRLHRGGR, from the coding sequence GTGTACGACCCTTCGCAGCTCCGTACGTTCCTCGCGGTCGCCCAGACGCTGAGTTTCACCCGGGCCGCCCGCCGGCTCGGTCTGCGCCAGTCGACCGTCAGCCAGCACGTGCGCCGCCTGGAGGACGCCACCGGACGGCAGCTGTTCACGCGCGACACGCACAGCGTGGAGCTGACCGAGGATGGCGAGGCCATGCTCGGCTTCGCCCGCAGGATCCTCGCGGCCCACGAACAGGCCGCCGCGTTCTTCGCCGGGAAGCGGCTCGGCGGGCGGCTGCGGTTCGGGGCGTCGGAGGACTTCGTCCTGACCCGGCTCACCGACATCCTGGAGTCGTTCCGGCACGACCACCCCGACGTCGACCTGGAGCTGACGGTCGAGCTGTCCGGCACGCTGCACCAACAGCTGGACGCGGGCAGGCTCGACCTCGTGCTCGCCAAGCGCCGCCCGGAGGACCCGCGCGGCGAGCTGGTGTGGCAGGACGACCTGGTCTGGATCGGCGCGGAACGGCTCCGCCTCGACCCCGAGCGGCCGGTGCCGCTGATCGTCTATCCCCCGCCGGGCATCACCCGCGCGCTCGCCTTCGAGGCCCTGGAACGCCGGGGCCGCGCCTGGCGCGTGGCCTGCACGAGCGGCAGCCTGAACGGCCTGGTGGCGGCGGCCCGCGCGGGCCTCGGCGTGATGGCGCACTCGCGGGGCCTCATCCCGCCCGGCCTGGTCCGCGTCCCGGACCGGGCAGGGCTGCCCGAGCTGGGGCCGGTCGACTTCGTGCTGCTCCACGGCGAGCGGCGCGCGTCGGCCCAGGACGCGGCGGACGCGCTGGCGGCGGCGATCCTGGCGGGCGGGGACCGACTGCACCGGGGCGGACGGTGA
- a CDS encoding response regulator transcription factor translates to MARNTAGNGHRKVIRVAVVDENDIFRRGLVACLETDEAFVVAYDARDGPVPEAVDVVLASARAATGLAGPGPPKLICGEPGRPDGRPPRGPADTVLSRTGLTEEQVLAAVRAAACGLLVGPVPSPAVARATGGGSGSDAPLPERISARMRDVLSLLADGYATREIAERIGYSERTVKSVVQQTQCRLGARNRAQAVAEGIRRGII, encoded by the coding sequence GTGGCGCGGAACACGGCCGGGAACGGACACCGCAAGGTGATCCGGGTCGCGGTCGTGGACGAGAACGACATTTTCCGTCGCGGGCTCGTGGCCTGCCTGGAGACCGACGAGGCGTTCGTCGTCGCGTACGACGCACGGGACGGGCCCGTACCGGAAGCGGTCGACGTCGTACTGGCGTCGGCCCGCGCCGCCACGGGCCTCGCGGGCCCCGGCCCGCCGAAGCTGATCTGCGGCGAACCCGGCCGCCCCGACGGGCGCCCGCCCCGCGGACCCGCCGACACGGTGCTCTCGCGCACCGGCCTGACCGAGGAACAGGTGCTCGCCGCCGTCCGCGCCGCGGCGTGCGGGCTGCTGGTGGGGCCGGTGCCGTCCCCGGCGGTCGCGCGGGCCACGGGCGGGGGGAGCGGCAGCGACGCGCCGCTGCCCGAACGCATCTCCGCCCGCATGCGGGACGTGCTGAGCCTCCTCGCCGACGGGTACGCGACACGGGAGATCGCCGAGCGGATCGGGTACTCCGAACGCACCGTCAAGAGCGTCGTGCAGCAGACGCAGTGCCGGCTGGGCGCGCGCAACCGCGCCCAGGCGGTGGCGGAGGGCATACGGCGCGGGATCATCTGA
- a CDS encoding DUF4185 domain-containing protein, protein MSARERAASGPRRIWLVLLLALACAAVLLVALPEEDDREGDAACRPRTVASSAAEDGPTGEFARYGDDMTRTDDWTGGDGTHSVRLPDGRVLWLFSDTFLGQVHAPPNPAGQPHTWRDTNTPMVRNSAVVMSRSGTLRRTLAAPLFPDPAPQQWRWPVAARVEPRTPGGDEQVVRVLLWNRMASRGPWIYGVPVATEVATLSLPDLRVEGITKVSDQQSVGDPEKRVLYGTTTADDEDWTYVFGGTDAQAASRPSSDAYVARVPHGSLGDGSAWEYWDGEEWGHDVTPRPVLGDGRRKGVGSAFTVVRDDGTYVLFTMAAGAEGLTTVTSYWSCSPTGPWHGPAKAFEAALPKDSAPRQDTAAYNPQAHPALGGDRAGDGRVVLSYDVNWLDATPANAQANVTRNVSLYRPRFVSLRLAAAR, encoded by the coding sequence GTGTCCGCCCGCGAACGTGCCGCGTCGGGGCCGCGCAGGATCTGGCTGGTCCTGCTGCTGGCCCTGGCCTGCGCGGCCGTCCTGCTCGTCGCCCTCCCGGAAGAAGACGACCGGGAGGGCGACGCGGCGTGCCGGCCCCGCACCGTCGCCTCCTCGGCCGCCGAGGACGGGCCCACCGGCGAGTTCGCGCGCTACGGCGACGACATGACGCGCACGGACGACTGGACCGGCGGCGACGGCACCCACTCCGTGCGCCTGCCCGACGGGCGCGTGCTGTGGCTGTTCTCCGACACGTTCCTCGGCCAGGTCCACGCGCCCCCGAACCCGGCGGGCCAGCCGCACACGTGGCGCGACACGAACACGCCCATGGTCCGCAACTCGGCCGTGGTGATGTCCCGTTCGGGCACCCTGCGGCGCACCCTCGCCGCGCCGCTCTTCCCCGACCCGGCGCCCCAGCAGTGGCGCTGGCCGGTCGCGGCGCGCGTGGAACCCCGCACCCCCGGCGGCGACGAACAGGTCGTGCGCGTGCTGCTGTGGAACCGCATGGCCAGCCGGGGACCGTGGATCTACGGCGTGCCCGTCGCCACCGAGGTCGCCACGCTCTCCCTGCCCGACCTGCGGGTCGAGGGCATCACGAAGGTCTCCGACCAGCAGTCGGTCGGCGACCCCGAGAAGCGCGTCCTGTACGGCACGACGACGGCCGACGACGAGGACTGGACGTACGTCTTCGGCGGCACGGACGCGCAGGCGGCCTCGCGCCCCTCCTCGGACGCGTACGTCGCGCGGGTGCCGCACGGAAGCCTCGGTGACGGCTCGGCGTGGGAGTACTGGGACGGCGAGGAGTGGGGCCACGACGTCACGCCCCGGCCCGTGCTCGGGGACGGCAGGCGCAAGGGGGTGGGCAGCGCGTTCACCGTGGTGCGGGACGACGGGACGTACGTGCTGTTCACGATGGCGGCGGGCGCTGAAGGCCTGACCACCGTCACCTCGTACTGGTCCTGCTCCCCCACCGGACCCTGGCACGGCCCCGCCAAGGCATTCGAGGCCGCCCTGCCCAAGGACAGCGCGCCCCGCCAGGACACCGCCGCCTACAACCCGCAGGCCCACCCCGCGCTCGGCGGGGACAGAGCCGGGGACGGCCGTGTCGTGCTGAGCTACGACGTGAACTGGCTGGACGCGACGCCCGCCAACGCACAGGCGAACGTCACCCGGAACGTGTCCCTGTACCGACCGCGGTTCGTGTCCCTGCGTCTCGCGGCCGCTCGCTGA
- a CDS encoding bile acid:sodium symporter family protein: MKRLKWPSWMPVDPYIVALLATVGLAALLPARGTSADVASGASTAAVSLLFFLYGSRLSTREALDGLKHWRLHVTVLACTFVVFPLLGLAAKGLVPYVLTPALFSGFLFLTLVPSTIQSSIAFTSMARGNVPAAICAGSFSSLAGIVLTPLLAAALLGDSGGGFSGDSLLKIVLQLLVPFLAGQLLRRWVGGFIARHKKILGYVDRGSILLVVYTAFSEGMVQGIWGQVHPLRLLALLGVEAVLLAVMLSLTWYGAKRLGFGRADRIAIQFAGSKKSLAAGLPMASVLFGADASLAVLPLMLFHQMQLMVCAVIAKRRSRDPEEFVSERPRDAGTRTAVGTGTRSG, from the coding sequence GTGAAACGCCTGAAGTGGCCGTCCTGGATGCCGGTCGACCCGTACATCGTGGCGTTGCTCGCGACCGTGGGCCTCGCCGCCCTCCTGCCCGCCCGCGGCACGTCCGCCGACGTCGCCTCCGGCGCCTCCACCGCCGCCGTATCGCTGCTCTTCTTCCTCTACGGCTCCCGGCTCTCCACCCGCGAGGCGCTCGACGGGCTCAAGCACTGGCGGCTCCACGTCACGGTGCTGGCCTGCACGTTCGTCGTGTTCCCGCTGCTCGGGCTCGCCGCGAAGGGCCTCGTCCCGTACGTCCTGACGCCCGCGCTCTTCAGCGGCTTCCTCTTCCTCACCCTCGTGCCCTCGACGATCCAGTCGTCCATCGCGTTCACGTCGATGGCCCGCGGCAACGTGCCCGCGGCGATCTGCGCGGGCTCCTTCTCCTCGCTGGCCGGCATCGTGCTGACCCCGCTGCTCGCGGCCGCGCTGCTCGGCGACAGCGGGGGCGGGTTCTCCGGCGACTCGCTCCTCAAGATCGTGCTGCAGCTGCTCGTGCCGTTCCTCGCCGGGCAGCTCCTGCGCCGGTGGGTGGGGGGCTTCATAGCGCGCCACAAGAAGATCCTCGGCTATGTGGACCGCGGGTCGATCCTGCTCGTCGTCTACACCGCGTTCAGCGAGGGCATGGTGCAGGGCATCTGGGGCCAGGTGCACCCGCTGCGGCTGCTCGCGCTGCTCGGCGTCGAGGCGGTGCTGCTCGCGGTCATGCTGTCGCTGACCTGGTACGGAGCGAAGCGGCTCGGCTTCGGCCGGGCCGACCGGATCGCGATCCAGTTCGCCGGGTCGAAGAAGTCCCTGGCCGCGGGGCTGCCCATGGCGAGCGTCCTGTTCGGCGCGGACGCCTCGCTGGCCGTGCTGCCGCTGATGCTCTTCCACCAGATGCAGCTGATGGTCTGCGCGGTGATCGCCAAGCGCCGCTCGCGGGACCCGGAAGAGTTCGTCAGCGAGCGGCCGCGAGACGCAGGGACACGAACCGCGGTCGGTACAGGGACACGTTCCGGGTGA
- a CDS encoding GntR family transcriptional regulator, with the protein MPAEHSHASLPVAAARRRRLRADQARQLADLLRHQILTGGFPRGVLPLEDVIAADYRASRNTVRQALDLLRGEQLVHRRAGVGTVVVCEKYPHALDRLQGLAETLHEHGTVTNEVRTVGPVSAPGPVARRLGLPDHTDVLCIERLRRLNGLPLSLDLSYLPMDVGGELLGCDLENTDVFRLLETVTGGPLGHADMTLEAVNADAHSAAVLEAPRGSAVLMLERLTHLPDGRPVDLEFIRFRGDRITMSGVLHRSA; encoded by the coding sequence ATGCCAGCCGAACACAGCCACGCCTCGCTTCCGGTCGCCGCCGCGCGGCGCCGGCGACTGCGCGCGGACCAGGCACGGCAACTCGCCGATCTGCTGCGCCACCAGATCCTCACGGGCGGCTTCCCGCGCGGCGTCCTGCCGTTGGAGGACGTCATCGCCGCCGACTACCGCGCCAGCCGCAACACCGTACGGCAGGCCCTCGACCTGCTGCGCGGCGAGCAGCTCGTGCACCGGAGGGCCGGCGTCGGCACCGTCGTCGTGTGCGAGAAGTACCCGCACGCACTCGACCGGCTGCAGGGCCTCGCCGAGACGCTGCACGAACACGGCACGGTCACCAACGAGGTCCGCACCGTCGGCCCGGTCTCCGCGCCGGGGCCGGTGGCGCGGCGGCTCGGGCTGCCCGACCACACCGACGTGCTCTGTATCGAGCGGCTGCGCCGCCTGAACGGACTGCCGCTCTCCCTGGACCTGTCGTACCTGCCCATGGACGTGGGCGGCGAGCTGCTCGGCTGCGACCTGGAGAACACGGACGTGTTCCGGCTCCTGGAGACGGTGACCGGCGGCCCGCTCGGGCACGCCGACATGACGCTGGAGGCGGTGAACGCCGACGCGCACTCCGCGGCGGTCCTTGAGGCGCCGCGCGGCAGCGCCGTCCTGATGCTGGAGCGGCTCACGCATCTGCCCGACGGGCGGCCCGTGGACCTGGAGTTCATCCGCTTCCGCGGCGACCGCATCACGATGAGCGGCGTCCTGCACCGGTCCGCCTGA